The following coding sequences lie in one Zingiber officinale cultivar Zhangliang chromosome 2B, Zo_v1.1, whole genome shotgun sequence genomic window:
- the LOC122048497 gene encoding terpene synthase 10-like: MTLIMSTNYLVAPSYIPFDPKLCALRRSITTEKPCSPLIHCTADMQSPALRRSSTHYQPNSWSNDYIQPLIVNSPVEEKDQTTRIVLLKERIREVICEKKEVEEQLRLIDHLQQLGVAYHFKDDIKDALTSIHGSLEDIISLQLKDTDDVHATALLFRLLRQNGFSITDDIFKRFRDEKGQFIEVSVEGMLSLYEAAFYGKEGEVILQETRDFTTQNLRNILNDQGSIPEPGLKQKVAHALELPLNWRLERLHTRWFIQFCSQSNNDKCSMINPVLLEFAKLDFNKVQDTHKKELSKLSRWWSDLGLAERLPFFRDRLMANYLWTVGCAFEPEYWSFRETEAQANCFIALLDDVYDVYGNLEELEIFTDAIERWDVIAIDRLPDYMKLCFLAVFNTANEAAYEVVKEKGFNVLPYLKRAWSDLCKAFLLEAKWSHEKYTPTVEEYLENGWMSASGHIILTHAYCMSPYVTQSDLENFSTYTQFVQWSSMNFRLYNDLVETEKSDDCSAIQYCLMQEKDVSEAEAREMIKEMIMANWRAMNGDRMNYTTLFEENFKICAINLDRTVQFFYRGIDRYSEADGEIKDSMTSLLLEPIEL; this comes from the exons ATGACTTTAATCATGTCTACTAATTATCTTGTGGCACCATCATACATCCCTTTTGACCCAAAGCTCTGTGCTCTCCGGCGATCCATCACCACCGAGAAGCCATGCTCCCCGCTCATCCATTGCACGGCCGACATGCAATCGCCGGCGTTGCGAAGATCGAGTACTCATTACCAGCCCAACTCGTGGAGCAATGACTACATACAGCCACTCATCGTTAACTCTCCT GTGGAGGAGAAGGATCAGACAACGAGAATAGTGCTACTGAAAGAGAGAATTAGAGAAGTAATATGTGAGAAGAAGGAAGTGGAAGAGCAGCTCCGGCTGATCGACCACCTGCAACAACTTGGAGTGGCTTATCATTTCAAAGACGACATTAAAGATGCTTTAACTAGTATTCATGGATCATTAGAAGACATAATTAGCTTGCAGTTGAAGGATACTGACGACGTCCATGCCACTGCACTTCTCTTCAGACTTCTTAGACAAAACGGTTTCTCAATCACAGACG ATATCTTCAAGAGATTCAGGGATGAGAAAGGCCAGTTTATCGAAGTTTCCGTTGAAGGAATGCTGAGTTTATATGAGGCGGCTTTTTATGGCAAAGAGGGGGAAGTGATACTGCAGGAGACCAGGGATTTCACCACCCAGAACTTGAGAAATATCCTGAACGACCAAGGATCCATTCCTGAACCTGGTCTAAAACAGAAAGTGGCCCATGCGTTGGAGCTCCCATTGAACTGGAGGTTGGAAAGATTACACACCAGATGGTTCATACAATTCTGCAGCCAAAGCAACAATGACAAGTGCAGTATGATTAATCCTGTACTTTTAGAATTTGCTAAATTGGACTTCAACAAGGTTCAGGATACGCACAAGAAAGAACTCAGCAAACTTTCGAg ATGGTGGTCCGATCTTGGACTTGCAGAGCGCCTGCCATTTTTCAGAGACAGGTTGATGGCCAACTACTTGTGGACCGTTGGATGCGCCTTTGAACCAGAATATTGGAGTTTTAGAGAGACAGAGGCCCAAGCCAATTGCTTCATCGCACTGCTGGATGATGTTTATGACGTCTACGGAAACTTGGAAGAGCTTGAGATATTCACAGATGCAATAGAGAG GTGGGATGTTATTGCGATCGACAGACTCCCTGATTACATGAAACTCTGTTTTCTGGCCGTCTTCAACACAGCAAACGAAGCAGCTTATGAAGTGGTCAAAGAAAAAGGCTTCAACGTGCTGCCATATCTAAAGAGAGCT TGGAGTGATCTCTGCAAAGCCTTTTTGTTGGAAGCTAAATGGTCTCACGAGAAGTACACGCCCACAGTCGAAGAGTATTTGGAGAATGGATGGATGTCGGCATCAGGGCATATCATCCTCACTCATGCCTACTGTATGAGCCCATACGTAACCCAATCAGACTTGGAAAATTTCAGCACTTACACACAGTTTGTACAGTGGTCCTCCATGAACTTTCGCCTCTACAATGATctg GTTGAAACGGAAAAAAGTGATGACTGCTCAGCCATCCAGTACTGTTTGATGCAGGAGAAAGATGTGTCAGAGGCAGAGGCTCGGGAGATGATCAAGGAGATGATCATGGCAAATTGGAGAGCCATGAACGGGGATCGAATGAATTATACAACTCTGTTCGAGGAAAACTTCAAGATTTGCGCGATCAACCTTGATCGAACGGTGCAGTTCTTCTACAGGGGTATAGATAGATACAGTGAGGCCGATGGAGAAATCAAGGATTCGATGACCTCATTGTTACTTGAACCAATCGAGCTCTAG